The following coding sequences are from one Geothrix sp. window:
- a CDS encoding ABC transporter ATP-binding protein produces MSAGSGIALEARGLTRIYGRGSEEVRALDGVSLQIRQGEFVSFMGPSGSGKTTLVNLLGCLENPTSGELDLAGRRIFGNGDVLGERDLTRIRREIFGYIFQNFYLIPTLTVRENVALPLAFYRKPGVEGEVEHLLGMLGMEHRMNHLPGQISGGEMQRVAIARALVNRPGILLADEPTGNLDTTRTGEIGEILQQLNRTTGLTILMVTHNPDLARLGSRHIEMRDGRACEA; encoded by the coding sequence ATGAGCGCCGGAAGCGGCATCGCGCTGGAAGCCCGGGGGCTCACACGGATCTACGGCCGCGGCAGCGAGGAGGTGCGCGCCCTGGACGGCGTGTCCCTGCAGATCCGCCAGGGTGAGTTCGTGTCCTTCATGGGGCCCTCCGGCTCCGGGAAGACCACCCTCGTGAACCTGCTGGGCTGCCTGGAGAACCCCACCTCGGGCGAGCTGGATCTGGCGGGCCGGCGCATCTTCGGCAACGGCGACGTCCTCGGGGAACGCGATCTCACGCGGATCCGCCGCGAGATCTTCGGCTACATCTTCCAGAACTTCTACCTGATCCCCACCCTCACGGTGCGGGAGAACGTGGCCCTGCCCCTGGCCTTCTACCGCAAGCCGGGCGTGGAGGGGGAAGTGGAACACCTGCTGGGCATGCTGGGCATGGAGCACCGGATGAACCACCTGCCAGGGCAGATCTCCGGCGGCGAGATGCAGCGGGTGGCCATCGCCCGGGCCCTGGTGAACCGGCCCGGGATCCTGCTGGCCGACGAGCCCACGGGCAACCTGGACACCACGCGCACCGGCGAGATCGGCGAGATCCTCCAGCAGCTGAACCGCACCACGGGGCTGACCATCCTCATGGTCACCCACAACCCCGACCTGGCCCGGCTCGGCAGTCGCCACATCGAGATGCGCGACGGCCGGGCCTGCGAGGCGTGA
- a CDS encoding ABC transporter permease has translation MISKFQIASKNLLRKKTRTGLTLVGIILSSWVLVSLLGFNRGYEKALNRDIDNMGYQIMVMAKGCPYEAATMMLQGGAGLRYIEESVVKSIESRPEVDKVTPILMQAFFDPNKGDGGGIAGYFGVDLATFPAMKPFLRFHKGGWFADANAAEAVMGYEAAELEQREVGDLILVPQKNVQLKVVGILQRTGTQDDGTIFVPLRTLQKISGLDKITTIGIKARKDADLTGLEASLYQLPDMQVVSFSQVKQTIMKLIATARVMVLSIAVIALLIAMVGVVNTVLMSVLERKHEIGILKTMGAMPGDIFRLVWTETLILCACGGVLGIGLALAFARLSDLLVRRALPYAPGGELVAIDLRLSLLTLLTIVAVGLLSGMYPAWKAGRIRPLDSIRGEA, from the coding sequence ATGATTAGCAAGTTCCAGATCGCCTCCAAGAACCTGCTGCGCAAGAAGACCCGCACCGGCCTCACCCTGGTGGGCATCATCCTCTCGTCCTGGGTGCTCGTGAGCCTGCTGGGGTTCAACCGCGGCTATGAGAAGGCGCTGAACCGCGACATCGACAACATGGGCTACCAGATCATGGTCATGGCCAAGGGCTGCCCCTACGAGGCCGCCACCATGATGCTGCAGGGCGGGGCCGGGCTCCGCTACATCGAAGAGAGCGTGGTGAAGTCCATCGAATCCAGACCGGAGGTGGACAAGGTGACGCCCATCCTCATGCAGGCCTTCTTCGATCCCAACAAGGGAGACGGCGGCGGCATCGCGGGCTACTTCGGCGTGGACCTCGCCACCTTCCCGGCCATGAAGCCCTTCCTGCGCTTCCACAAGGGCGGCTGGTTCGCCGATGCCAACGCCGCCGAGGCGGTCATGGGCTACGAGGCGGCGGAGCTGGAGCAGCGCGAAGTGGGGGACCTGATCCTGGTCCCCCAGAAGAACGTGCAGCTCAAGGTCGTGGGGATTCTCCAGCGCACCGGCACCCAGGACGACGGCACCATCTTCGTGCCCCTGCGCACCCTGCAGAAGATCTCCGGCCTCGACAAGATCACCACCATCGGCATCAAGGCCAGGAAGGACGCGGATCTCACCGGCCTGGAGGCCTCGCTGTACCAGCTGCCGGACATGCAGGTGGTGAGCTTCAGCCAGGTGAAGCAGACCATCATGAAGCTCATCGCCACGGCGCGGGTGATGGTGCTCTCCATCGCCGTCATCGCCCTGCTCATCGCCATGGTGGGCGTGGTGAACACCGTGCTCATGTCGGTGCTGGAGCGCAAGCACGAGATCGGCATCCTGAAGACCATGGGCGCCATGCCCGGCGACATCTTCCGCCTGGTCTGGACCGAGACCCTCATCCTCTGCGCCTGCGGCGGGGTCCTGGGCATCGGGCTGGCGCTCGCCTTCGCCCGGCTCTCGGACCTCCTGGTCCGCCGGGCCCTGCCCTACGCGCCGGGCGGGGAGCTGGTGGCCATCGACCTCCGGCTGTCGCTCCTCACCCTGCTGACCATCGTGGCCGTGGGTCTGCTCAGTGGCATGTATCCGGCCTGGAAGGCGGGCCGCATCCGGCCCCTGGATTCGATCCGGGGTGAAGCATGA
- a CDS encoding response regulator, which produces MAEGRRRVVIVEDQTLMREGLRMLLSTQAHLEIVGEGVDGREAVHLAGQLRPELMVLSLSLPGFEGPDSLMAVRRVSPGTRILALAVDRAEESICSALQAGACGYVMKDSSGEELFQAIESVLAGEKYLSPAIATTVVAHFLGDRKLRPVHAATGDLSDREREVLKLVAEGHRSKAIAEFLGISPKTVEKHRASLMKKLDLHTIQALTALAIKKGLVAQGHRPGLEAGSLGCPDPMATLSG; this is translated from the coding sequence ATGGCTGAAGGTCGGCGCCGCGTTGTTATCGTGGAGGATCAGACCCTCATGCGGGAGGGCCTGCGCATGCTGCTTTCGACGCAGGCGCACCTGGAGATCGTGGGCGAGGGCGTGGATGGGCGGGAGGCGGTCCACCTCGCCGGGCAGCTGCGGCCCGAGCTCATGGTGCTGTCGCTCTCCCTGCCCGGCTTCGAGGGCCCGGATTCGCTCATGGCCGTGCGGCGGGTCAGTCCCGGGACGCGGATCCTGGCCCTGGCCGTCGACCGCGCCGAGGAATCCATTTGCTCGGCCCTCCAGGCCGGGGCCTGCGGCTACGTGATGAAGGATTCTTCAGGAGAGGAGCTGTTCCAGGCCATCGAAAGCGTCCTGGCCGGCGAGAAGTACCTGTCCCCGGCCATCGCCACCACCGTGGTGGCGCACTTCCTGGGGGACCGGAAGCTGCGGCCCGTCCATGCGGCCACCGGAGACCTCTCGGACCGGGAACGCGAGGTCCTGAAGCTGGTCGCCGAGGGCCACCGCTCGAAGGCCATCGCCGAGTTCCTCGGCATCAGCCCCAAGACCGTGGAGAAGCACCGGGCGAGCCTCATGAAGAAGCTCGATCTGCACACGATCCAGGCCCTGACGGCCCTGGCCATCAAGAAGGGCCTGGTGGCGCAAGGCCACCGTCCCGGCCTCGAGGCGGGTTCCCTCGGATGCCCCGATCCCATGGCCACCCTGTCGGGGTAG
- a CDS encoding non-canonical purine NTP pyrophosphatase, which translates to MLKVLLASRNAGKLREFAELLPDLQFVPWPVDAPELPETGAFFQDNALQKAEGARAWWLEHGTEPVDGVLADDSGLCVDALWGGPGVLSARFAPDLPAYRDRNRRLLAMLPEGAARRARFVCVLAFTGMQGGPFTVSGSVEGSLAFEPRGEGGFGYDPIFLPEGHDRTFGELPSDLKHGLSHRARACAALRNQLAAMK; encoded by the coding sequence GTGCTGAAAGTCCTCCTAGCCTCCCGCAACGCCGGCAAGCTGCGCGAGTTCGCGGAGCTGCTTCCTGATCTGCAGTTCGTGCCCTGGCCTGTGGACGCCCCAGAGCTTCCGGAGACTGGCGCCTTTTTTCAGGACAACGCCCTGCAGAAGGCCGAGGGGGCCCGGGCCTGGTGGCTCGAACACGGCACCGAGCCCGTGGACGGTGTGCTGGCCGATGATTCGGGCCTCTGCGTGGATGCCCTCTGGGGCGGGCCCGGCGTGCTGAGCGCCCGCTTCGCCCCGGACCTGCCCGCCTACCGCGACAGGAACCGCCGCCTGCTGGCCATGCTGCCCGAGGGCGCGGCGCGCAGGGCCCGGTTCGTGTGCGTGCTGGCCTTCACGGGGATGCAGGGCGGGCCCTTCACCGTCAGCGGCAGCGTGGAGGGCAGCCTGGCCTTCGAGCCCCGCGGCGAGGGTGGCTTCGGCTACGACCCCATCTTCCTCCCGGAAGGCCACGACCGGACCTTCGGCGAGCTGCCCAGCGACCTCAAGCATGGCCTCAGCCACCGGGCCCGGGCCTGCGCCGCCCTCCGGAACCAGCTGGCGGCCATGAAGTGA